The Salminus brasiliensis chromosome 3, fSalBra1.hap2, whole genome shotgun sequence genome contains a region encoding:
- the fam131ba gene encoding uncharacterized protein fam131ba isoform X1, whose product MGCIGSRTITADAVPVRKDGEQHGRAEFSWEGINLSMEDTTSILPRLKRNSNAYGIGALAKSSLSGVSGVTRSMKDKVTKPTAMAQGRVAHMIEWQSWGKPSAGPIGRSGHNLHRERERRLENDAYSDLSDGEKEARMAAGVMQQFAISEATLLAWNSMDGESFCADSNQGSVAHLSEVNQESITSRDQPLHHSSAEVWPHTYVSQGLYCLSSSDAWEPISNEPSGMASPAAGSYIMAGGASGEGYDGSTHYLSQQQQLTLQQQSHLQQLQQFQQYQQQQLLQYQQQSLEHRLHSASHSLQATPNSTIHSLGPPTHPRLADLWAAAQVEPHQVEMMGHMGVTLAEMGMPESYGDDLVIENECILEQQEEEEAKDDDITLTLEPEPTSVTPVLTPPPPREDPTTPGSVSPAQAPAEPRAGHMAFEVTSCVVQSLEEMEEEAVVEEGSVVVVATN is encoded by the exons CTGTCTATGGAGGACACCACCTCCATCTTGCCTCGTCTGAAGCGGAACTCCAACGCCTATGGGATAGGAGCTCTGGCTAAGTCCTCTCTGTCAGGTGTGtcag GGGTGACCAGGTCCATGAAGGACAAGGTAACTAAACCCACCGCTATGGCTCAAGGACGTGTGGCCCATATGATAGAGTGGCAGAGTTGGGGTAAACCATCTGCTGGACCAATTGGAAGATCAGGTCACAACCTGCACcgcgagagagaaaggagactGGAGAATGATGCCTACAGTGACCTGAGTGATGGCGAGAAGGAGGCACGAATGGCAGCCG GAGTGATGCAGCAGTTTGCAATCTCTGAAGCTACATTACTGGCATGGAACTCTATGGATGGAGAGAGCTTCTGTGCTGACTCCAACCAGGGCAGTGTGGCCCACCTCAGCGAAGTTAACCAAGAGAGCATCACCAGCAGAG ATCAACCACTGCATCACTCCTCTGCAGAAGTGTGGCCTCACACATATGTCTCGCAGGGCCTCTACTGCCTCTCCTCCTCTGATGCCTGGGAGCCAATCAGCAATGAGCCTTCCGGCATGGCCTCCCCTGCAGCTGGCTCCTACATAATGGCAGGCGGGGCTTCTGGAGAGGGCTACGATGGCTCTACCCACTATCTgtcccagcagcagcagctgacactgcagcagcagagccacttacaacagctgcagcagttccagcagtaccagcagcagcagctactgCAGTACCAACAGCAG TCACTGGAACATCGGCTGCATAGCGCCTCCCACTCCTTGCAAGCCACGCCCAACAGCACCATTCATAGCCTGGGCCCACCCACTCACCCGCGATTGGCCGATTTATGGGCAGCAGCTCAGGTGGAGCCCCATCAGGTGGAGATGATGGGACACATGGGTGTAACCTTGGCAGAAATGGGGATGCCTGAATCATATGGGGATGATTTAGttatagaaaatgaatgcattcttgAGCAGCAAGAAGAGGAGGAAGCcaag GATGATGACATCACATTAACACTTGAACCTGAACCAACGTCTGTCACCCCCGTCCtcactcctccacctccacgaGAGGACCCCACCACACCTGGCAGCGTGAGTCCGGCACAGGCACCAGCAGAGCCAAGGGCTGGGCACATGGCCTTTGAGGTCACATCTTGCGTCGTCCAATCGCTGGAGGAGATGGAAGAGGAGGCAGTGGTGGAGGAGGGGTCCGTGGTGGTTGTGGCAACCAACTGA
- the fam131ba gene encoding uncharacterized protein fam131ba isoform X2, with amino-acid sequence MGCIGSRTITADAVPVRKDGEQHGRAEFSWEGINLSMEDTTSILPRLKRNSNAYGIGALAKSSLSGVTRSMKDKVTKPTAMAQGRVAHMIEWQSWGKPSAGPIGRSGHNLHRERERRLENDAYSDLSDGEKEARMAAGVMQQFAISEATLLAWNSMDGESFCADSNQGSVAHLSEVNQESITSRDQPLHHSSAEVWPHTYVSQGLYCLSSSDAWEPISNEPSGMASPAAGSYIMAGGASGEGYDGSTHYLSQQQQLTLQQQSHLQQLQQFQQYQQQQLLQYQQQSLEHRLHSASHSLQATPNSTIHSLGPPTHPRLADLWAAAQVEPHQVEMMGHMGVTLAEMGMPESYGDDLVIENECILEQQEEEEAKDDDITLTLEPEPTSVTPVLTPPPPREDPTTPGSVSPAQAPAEPRAGHMAFEVTSCVVQSLEEMEEEAVVEEGSVVVVATN; translated from the exons CTGTCTATGGAGGACACCACCTCCATCTTGCCTCGTCTGAAGCGGAACTCCAACGCCTATGGGATAGGAGCTCTGGCTAAGTCCTCTCTGTCAG GGGTGACCAGGTCCATGAAGGACAAGGTAACTAAACCCACCGCTATGGCTCAAGGACGTGTGGCCCATATGATAGAGTGGCAGAGTTGGGGTAAACCATCTGCTGGACCAATTGGAAGATCAGGTCACAACCTGCACcgcgagagagaaaggagactGGAGAATGATGCCTACAGTGACCTGAGTGATGGCGAGAAGGAGGCACGAATGGCAGCCG GAGTGATGCAGCAGTTTGCAATCTCTGAAGCTACATTACTGGCATGGAACTCTATGGATGGAGAGAGCTTCTGTGCTGACTCCAACCAGGGCAGTGTGGCCCACCTCAGCGAAGTTAACCAAGAGAGCATCACCAGCAGAG ATCAACCACTGCATCACTCCTCTGCAGAAGTGTGGCCTCACACATATGTCTCGCAGGGCCTCTACTGCCTCTCCTCCTCTGATGCCTGGGAGCCAATCAGCAATGAGCCTTCCGGCATGGCCTCCCCTGCAGCTGGCTCCTACATAATGGCAGGCGGGGCTTCTGGAGAGGGCTACGATGGCTCTACCCACTATCTgtcccagcagcagcagctgacactgcagcagcagagccacttacaacagctgcagcagttccagcagtaccagcagcagcagctactgCAGTACCAACAGCAG TCACTGGAACATCGGCTGCATAGCGCCTCCCACTCCTTGCAAGCCACGCCCAACAGCACCATTCATAGCCTGGGCCCACCCACTCACCCGCGATTGGCCGATTTATGGGCAGCAGCTCAGGTGGAGCCCCATCAGGTGGAGATGATGGGACACATGGGTGTAACCTTGGCAGAAATGGGGATGCCTGAATCATATGGGGATGATTTAGttatagaaaatgaatgcattcttgAGCAGCAAGAAGAGGAGGAAGCcaag GATGATGACATCACATTAACACTTGAACCTGAACCAACGTCTGTCACCCCCGTCCtcactcctccacctccacgaGAGGACCCCACCACACCTGGCAGCGTGAGTCCGGCACAGGCACCAGCAGAGCCAAGGGCTGGGCACATGGCCTTTGAGGTCACATCTTGCGTCGTCCAATCGCTGGAGGAGATGGAAGAGGAGGCAGTGGTGGAGGAGGGGTCCGTGGTGGTTGTGGCAACCAACTGA
- the fam131ba gene encoding uncharacterized protein fam131ba isoform X3: protein MGCIGSRTITADAVPVRKDGEQLSMEDTTSILPRLKRNSNAYGIGALAKSSLSGVSGVTRSMKDKVTKPTAMAQGRVAHMIEWQSWGKPSAGPIGRSGHNLHRERERRLENDAYSDLSDGEKEARMAAGVMQQFAISEATLLAWNSMDGESFCADSNQGSVAHLSEVNQESITSRDQPLHHSSAEVWPHTYVSQGLYCLSSSDAWEPISNEPSGMASPAAGSYIMAGGASGEGYDGSTHYLSQQQQLTLQQQSHLQQLQQFQQYQQQQLLQYQQQSLEHRLHSASHSLQATPNSTIHSLGPPTHPRLADLWAAAQVEPHQVEMMGHMGVTLAEMGMPESYGDDLVIENECILEQQEEEEAKDDDITLTLEPEPTSVTPVLTPPPPREDPTTPGSVSPAQAPAEPRAGHMAFEVTSCVVQSLEEMEEEAVVEEGSVVVVATN from the exons CTGTCTATGGAGGACACCACCTCCATCTTGCCTCGTCTGAAGCGGAACTCCAACGCCTATGGGATAGGAGCTCTGGCTAAGTCCTCTCTGTCAGGTGTGtcag GGGTGACCAGGTCCATGAAGGACAAGGTAACTAAACCCACCGCTATGGCTCAAGGACGTGTGGCCCATATGATAGAGTGGCAGAGTTGGGGTAAACCATCTGCTGGACCAATTGGAAGATCAGGTCACAACCTGCACcgcgagagagaaaggagactGGAGAATGATGCCTACAGTGACCTGAGTGATGGCGAGAAGGAGGCACGAATGGCAGCCG GAGTGATGCAGCAGTTTGCAATCTCTGAAGCTACATTACTGGCATGGAACTCTATGGATGGAGAGAGCTTCTGTGCTGACTCCAACCAGGGCAGTGTGGCCCACCTCAGCGAAGTTAACCAAGAGAGCATCACCAGCAGAG ATCAACCACTGCATCACTCCTCTGCAGAAGTGTGGCCTCACACATATGTCTCGCAGGGCCTCTACTGCCTCTCCTCCTCTGATGCCTGGGAGCCAATCAGCAATGAGCCTTCCGGCATGGCCTCCCCTGCAGCTGGCTCCTACATAATGGCAGGCGGGGCTTCTGGAGAGGGCTACGATGGCTCTACCCACTATCTgtcccagcagcagcagctgacactgcagcagcagagccacttacaacagctgcagcagttccagcagtaccagcagcagcagctactgCAGTACCAACAGCAG TCACTGGAACATCGGCTGCATAGCGCCTCCCACTCCTTGCAAGCCACGCCCAACAGCACCATTCATAGCCTGGGCCCACCCACTCACCCGCGATTGGCCGATTTATGGGCAGCAGCTCAGGTGGAGCCCCATCAGGTGGAGATGATGGGACACATGGGTGTAACCTTGGCAGAAATGGGGATGCCTGAATCATATGGGGATGATTTAGttatagaaaatgaatgcattcttgAGCAGCAAGAAGAGGAGGAAGCcaag GATGATGACATCACATTAACACTTGAACCTGAACCAACGTCTGTCACCCCCGTCCtcactcctccacctccacgaGAGGACCCCACCACACCTGGCAGCGTGAGTCCGGCACAGGCACCAGCAGAGCCAAGGGCTGGGCACATGGCCTTTGAGGTCACATCTTGCGTCGTCCAATCGCTGGAGGAGATGGAAGAGGAGGCAGTGGTGGAGGAGGGGTCCGTGGTGGTTGTGGCAACCAACTGA